Proteins encoded within one genomic window of Candidatus Methylacidiphilales bacterium:
- a CDS encoding AraC family transcriptional regulator has protein sequence MAQSLAALYDPPLVLVEVSGGWSWRAESGGIATFDHPPANSLHSHNCFEISYVISGSGQFLHGDTLHSLKTGDVFLAEPEIRHEISSWKTRDLLIIYYFFHVEPIPSGGDTGGGESALWDLFMKKHRLCAEAPRETRDFLMGLRTRHSCMGETVRRGHLRTMLMELVATCLPEEEQHSLQKPIFDGFNRALIHIRQNFQHHPSVVEVARVAGTTPRTLNRWFQRHLGLPVQQVIIQFRMEWAARRLTMGMRVREVAGELDFPTPEQFSAAFKSWWKIEPRRFRDYYQPGVTMHRTLWNEHARASNGSRPRA, from the coding sequence ATCCGGGGGTATTGCCACCTTCGACCACCCCCCGGCCAACTCCTTGCACAGCCACAACTGTTTCGAAATCTCCTACGTCATCTCGGGATCCGGACAATTCCTCCATGGCGACACCCTCCACTCCCTGAAGACTGGCGATGTTTTCCTGGCGGAACCCGAAATCCGGCATGAGATCAGTTCATGGAAAACCCGCGACCTTCTCATTATTTACTATTTTTTTCATGTCGAACCCATCCCATCTGGAGGCGACACCGGAGGAGGAGAATCGGCGCTATGGGATTTATTCATGAAAAAACACAGGCTATGTGCTGAAGCTCCGCGGGAAACCCGTGACTTCCTCATGGGACTGCGCACGCGGCACTCCTGCATGGGGGAGACCGTGCGCCGCGGGCACCTCCGTACCATGCTGATGGAACTGGTAGCCACCTGTCTGCCTGAGGAGGAGCAGCACTCTTTGCAGAAGCCCATTTTCGATGGTTTCAACCGGGCGCTGATACATATCCGACAGAATTTCCAACACCACCCCAGCGTGGTTGAAGTGGCCCGCGTGGCGGGCACCACGCCGCGCACCTTGAATCGGTGGTTTCAGCGACATCTGGGCCTTCCCGTCCAACAAGTCATCATCCAGTTCCGCATGGAATGGGCGGCACGTCGGCTGACTATGGGCATGCGTGTGCGGGAAGTAGCCGGGGAATTGGATTTCCCCACACCGGAACAATTCAGCGCCGCATTCAAGTCCTGGTGGAAAATAGAACCCCGGCGTTTCCGTGATTACTATCAGCCCGGCGTGACCATGCACCGAACCCTATGGAACGAGCATGCGCGCGCATCCAACGGATCCAGACCGAGAGCTTAA